One window from the genome of Rhizoctonia solani chromosome 15, complete sequence encodes:
- a CDS encoding Retrotransposable element Tf2 protein has product MAKLRHAKIFTKLDLRWGYNNVRIKEGDEWKTAFRTKYGLFEYLVMPFGLTNAPAAFQHFMNDLFRDLIDVTVVIYLDDILIFSEKPEDHPSHVREVLSRLMKNQLFCKLSKCHFHVTTVDYLGIVISPLGFSMDQKKIEAVTSWPQPKTVKQVQAFIGFVNYLRRFIPNFSTVARPLHNLTKKETPWSWGKTEEDAFQELKALVTKSPVLIHSNPELPYYLETDASGVAMGAILSQRGSDNRLHPIAYMSKSFSGAEGNYDTHDKELLAIIKALEEWRIFLEATDKPVQVFTDHRNLEYWMQARTFNRRHARWRVFLSDFNFEIHYRPGKQSGKPDALSRQSDYVDTPQEPEVMLPSEVFANTSEEELEIVTEVRSKLREDPSLEPIIQFLTKDADNAPPSIRKAYRDYDWEEDLLWEFHNSPLAGHPGQQRTLELLSRNYWWPGMKSSAKEWVECCPTCQANRRAHNPVIALKPLEVPPFPFHTISYDFITGFPKSEGHDAILVVIDSFSKLGHFIPTSKKVSAKGLADLFVSHIWKLHGLPVKTISDRGTTFTGKFLRALYQRLGIKPSFSSAYHPESDGQTERVNQFIEFYLRSYVAADHSDWVKWLPLAEYAYNNAKHSATGKTPFELIYGRNPIMNPSNIPANVPEADLVADTLAREWKEAEAALRMSKERMTRDKGTVPEYLIGEKVWLDGKNVELRTNSNKLDPKQLGPFEVLEKVSSHAYRLKLPETLKIHDVFYVGLLSRVHISPSQPFPEKPPPETIEGEEEYEVEQIIDSKRQRGKWFYLIKWKGYGPEDNSWEPEELLEHSQEEIQRFNKSRLKKARDSAKSL; this is encoded by the exons atggctaaactcaggcatgccaagatcttcactaaattggacttacgctggggctacaataacgtcaggatcaaagaaggagatgagtggaagacagCGTTTAGGACCAAATACGGGCTATTCGAATATCTGGTAATGCCgtttggccttaccaatgcccccgctgccttccagcatttcatgaacgacctgttcagggacctcatcgacgtcacagtggtcatTTATTTGGACGACATACTGATCTTCTCCGAAAAACCTGAGGACCACCCttcccatgtcagggaagtcctctcacgattgatgaagaaccagttgttttgCAAACTCTCAaaatgtcacttccatgtcactacGGTCGATTACCTTGGAATCGTTATTTCCCCTTtgggcttctccatggatcagaagaagattgaggcggttacatcatggccccaacccaaaacagtcaaacaggtccaggcctttatagggtttgtcaattacctcagACGTTttattcccaacttcagcacGGTCGCGCGTCCCTTACAcaatctcaccaaaaaggaaaccccctggtcatggggtaaaaCGGAGGAAGACGCATTCCAGGAATTAAAGGCTCTTGTCACTAAATCTCCGGTTCTTATCCATTCCAATCCAGAACTCCCCTATTACCTGGagacagacgcctcaggggtagccatgggggCCATTCTTAGTCAGCGGGGGTCAGATAACCGATTGCACCCAATCGCGTACATGTCTAAGTCattctcaggggcagaaggaaactatgacacccatgacaaagaacttctggctatcatcaaagccctggaggaatggcgtattttcctggaagctacAGACAAGCCGGTTCAGGTCTTTACCGATCACCGCAAccttgagtactggatgcaggcaaggacattcaatCGACGGCACGCTAGATGGcgcgtattcctgagcgatttcaattttgaaatacattatcgcccaggaaagcaatcagggaagccggACGCCTTGTCCAGACAATCGGACTACGTTGACACcccccaagaaccagaagtcatgctaccaTCAGAGGTCTTTGCAAATACATCAGAGGAAGAGCTGGAAATTGTTACAGAAGTACGCTCTAAACTAAGGGAAGACCCCTCCCTGGAgcccatcatccaattcctgacCAAAGACGCCGATAACGCCCCACCGTCAATAAGAAAGGCTTACAGAGATtacgattgggaagaagacctcctGTG ggaattccacaactcccccCTAGCAGGTCACCCAGGCCAGCAAAGGACCCTGGAGCTCTTgagccgcaactactggtggccgggaatgaagtcatccgccaaggaatgggtggaatgctgcCCCACTTGTCAAGCCAACCGTCGTGCCCACAACCCGGTCATagccctaaaacccttagaagttcccccctttccatttcacaccatctcctatgaTTTCATTACgggttttcccaagtcagaagGACATGATGCAATCCTGGTAGTTATTGATTCATTCTCCAAGTTAGGTCACTTCATCCCTACCTCGAAAAAAGTTTCAGCAAAGGGCTTGGCCGATCTCTTTGTCTCCCACATCTGGAAACTTCATGGGCTCCCTGTCAAAACTATATCAGATCGAGGGACTacattcacagggaaattccttaGGGCTCTCTACCAACGATTAGGGATTAAACCTTCCTTCTCCTCGGCCTATCACCCTGAATCAGACGGCCAGACGGAACGTGTCAACCAATTTATTGAGTTTTACCTAAGGTCTTATGTAGCAGCGGATCATTCAGATTGGGTTAAGTGGTTACCACTTGCGGAGTAtgcctataacaacgccaagcaCTCAGCTACTGGAAAAACCCCATTCGAATTGATTTATGGCAGAAACCCAATCATGAACCCGTCAAACATCCCTgcaaacgtcccagaagcagacctcgTGGCAGATACCCTAGccagggaatggaaggaagccgaagcagccctcagaatgagcaaggaacggATGACAAGGGATAAAGGAACAGTCCCGGAATATTTAATAGGGGAAAAAGTTTGGCTAGATGGGAAAAACGTAGAACTTAggacaaattccaacaagTTAGACCCCAAGCAACTAGGTCCCTTTGAGgtattagagaaggtatccagtcacgcgtaccgcctcaaacTACCAGAAACCCTTAAAATCCACGacgtattctatgtgggTTTGTTATCCAGGGTACAcatatccccaagtcaaccatttccagagaaaccccctcctgaaacaatagaaggggaagaagagtatgaggtggaacaaattatcgactccaaaagacaacgggggaaatggttctacctaatcaaatggaagggttatggcccggaagacaattcctgggaaccggaagaactcctAGAGCACAGCCAAGAGGAAATCCAACGATTTaacaagtcacgactgaaaaaggctcgtgactccgccaagagcctttaa
- a CDS encoding Retrotransposable element Tf2 protein — translation MLDGTISQTGRIWHQVHLTVLANGHIHSIPFLVCPIGTTPAILGMTWLTQESPLIDWNLGTVTFPDQVQIASEEEADPDPLADLPTEYHEFSRVFGKEEFKVLPPHREYDIAIDLLPNAKLSPGPIYGMTNAESKALKQHIDKELAMGKIRPSTSSAGAPVMFVKKADGSLRLVVDYRKLNEVTHKNVYPLPRQDDLMAKLRHAKIFTKLDLRWGYNNVRIKEGDEWKTAFRTKYGLFEYLVMPFGLTNAPAAFQHFMNDLFRDLIDVTVVIYLDDILIFLEKPEDHPAHVREVLSRLMKNQLFCKLSKCHFHVTTVDYLGIVISPDGFSMDQKKIEAVTSWPTPRTVKQVQAFLGFVNYLRRFIPNFSLVARPLHNLTKKETPWSWGNLEEVAFQELKSLVTRLPVLIHSNPDLPYYLKTDASGVAMGAILSQQGPDNWLHPIAYMSKSFLGAEANYNTHDKELLAIIKALEEWQIFLEATDRPIQVFTDHRNLEYWMQARTFNRRHARWRIFLSDYNFEIHYQPGKQSGKPDALSRRSDYVDLPSEPEIMLPAEVFANTSEEELEIVTEIRSKLREDPSLEPIIQFLTEDANNAPPSIQKAY, via the coding sequence atgttagatggtacaatttctcagactggtcgcatctggcaccaggttcacctcacggttttggccaatggccatataCACTCCATCCCCTTCTTAGTCTGCCCCATTGGGACCACACCcgccatacttggcatgacatggctcactcaggagtcacccctTATAGACTGGAACCTAGGCACTGTCACCTTCCCCGACCAAGTCCAGATAGCctctgaagaagaagcagaccctGATCCATTAGCAGACCTACCCACGGAGTACCATGAATTCTCCAGAGTATTCGGCAAAgaggaatttaaggtccttcccccccacagggagtatgacattgCCATCGACCTACTTCCCAACGCCAAACTCTCACCCGGACCTATTTacggcatgaccaatgcagaatccaaggcgctAAAACAACATATTGACAAGGAGCTGGCAATGGGCAAGATtcgccctagtacctcctcagcaggcgccccggtcatgtttgtaaaaaaggcagatggctccctcagactggttgttgattatAGGAAGTTGAACGAGGTGACCCACAAAAACGTCTATCCCCTACCAAGacaggatgacctcatggcaaaaCTCAGGCATGCTAAGATCTTTACCAAGTTGGACTTACgttggggttataacaacgtacgcatcaaggaaggagatgaatggaagacggcctttagaaccaaatacggcctctttgaatatctagtcatgccatttggcctcaccaatgcccctgcagcgtttcaacattttatgaacgacctattcagggacctgatTGATGTAACCGTGGTAATTTACCTAGAcgacatcctcatcttcttgGAGAAACCAGAAGATCATCCAGCCCATGTCAGAGAGGTACTATCCCGTCTTATgaagaaccaactgttctgcaagttgtcaaaatgccacttccacgtgaccaccgtagattaccttggtatcGTCATCTCCCCGGATGGattctcaatggaccaaaagaagatcgAGGCTGTCACCTCTTGGCCCACTCCCAGAACGgttaaacaggtccaggccttcctaggattcGTGAATTACCTCAGACgtttcatccccaatttcagtttggttgcacgccccctccataacctcaccaaaaaggaaaccccttggtcatggggtaacctagaGGAAGTAGCGTTCCAGGAATTGAAGTCCCTTGTTACCCGGTTGCCCGTCCTCATTCATTCAAATCCGGACCTCCCTTACTACCTCAAAACGGACGCATcgggagtagccatgggagccatactcagtcaacaagGCCCAGATAATTGGTTGCATCCcattgcctacatgtcaaaatccttcttGGGAGCTGAAGcaaattacaacacccatgacaaagaGCTTCTGGCAATTATCAAGGCATTAGAGGAATGGCAAATTTTCCTAGAGgcaacggacagaccaatccaagttttcacagatcatagaaacctggaatattggatgcaagCTAGGACTTTCAACCGCAGGCACGCCAggtggcgcatattcctgagtgactacaactttgaaatccactaccaaccagggaaacagtcggggaaaccagatgcattGTCCAGACGTTCAGACTATGTTGACCTCCCCTCTGAACCAGAAATTATGCTCCCGGCAGAAGTTTTTGCCAAtacgtcagaagaagagctggaaattgtcacagaaatacgCTCCAAGTTAAGAGAGGATCCCTCCTTAGAACCAATCATTCAGTTCCTAACAGAGGACGCCAACAATGCGCCACCATCCATTCAAAAGGCCTATTGA
- a CDS encoding Retrotransposon gag protein — protein sequence MAELDWNTEAFIAQFTRGLHWKVKELLSTKDNIPDDDLEAIFAASIKIDNIRRENEENRPKKTPAKSPATVATTSTTTTQRVRLTEDPNYVTPEERDRRRASGLCVKCGQKGHGIKQCPNGWKATVKEVAKPPTQKKDIVDTCVEFVSVGLDSNKKPLLFINLHVQNSQAEPIKTLIDSGATSNFISPSLVEKLKIPKTQLKNPQVVRMLDGTISQTGRIWHQVHLTVLANGHTHSIPFLVCPIGNTPAILGMTWLTAEAPLIDWQQGLVTFPEQIQIASEEEADPTPLADLPPQYHKFAKVFGEEEFKVLPPHREYDISIDLVSDAKLSPGPIYGMTDAESKALKQHIDEELATGKIRPSTSSAGAPVMFVKKADGSLRLRSHSAQKPLISPVSGTYFPHAVLNIPSTRSGVPHPYSRPSSRSSRRSVPTQSQLPSRSASPTSRDLPGMEPEPSIAALLKAVTALTATVGSLQDQIRSQGQQLTELKAICKETADLLGDKDQGGTTQAQTQPGPLTGPITPPSHTGGQTNTPRTARPGLRDPFRPTRGTTGYDSEEEQPRRIKEEPCGALRDLRTLTPFSSGSDTKRPKMELPDPFKGDIRGRKAVQWLDRMLLWGALHRDQFEEDEQLIVWILYHMEDKAADWALPLIGNILKGETTAPTTIPAMTAKFKEAFADPDAKRAAARKIAVLSQSTTTSEYVTEFRNLMAELDWNEEAYIAQFTQGLHWKVKELLSTKDNIPDKLEAIFAASIKIDNTRRKNEENRPKKAPAKSPVTATTSTSTTTTRVRLSEDPNYVTPEEQDRRRASGLCVKCGQKGHGIKQCPNGWKATPKETAKVAQDESEKE from the exons atggcggaacttgattggaacactgaggccttcattgcccagttcacgcgcggccttcactggaaggtaaaggaactcctgtccaccaaggacaatatcccaGACGATGATCTCGAGGCCATATTCGCCGcctcaatcaaaattgataaTATCCGTCgggaaaatgaggagaaccgacCTAAGAAAACccccgccaagtccccggctaCCGTagccaccacttccaccaccaccactcaacgggtccgaCTAACAGAGGACCCTAATTACGTaacaccggaagaaagggatcgccgccgcgcgtctggcctttgtgtcaagtgcggtcaaaaggggcatggtatcaaacagtgccccaatggctggaaggccacagtCAAAGAGGTGGCTAAG cccccgactcaGAAAAAggacattgtagatacttgCGTAGAATTTGTTTCTGTTGGACTCGACTCTAATAAAAAACCGCTATTATTCATCAATCTACACGTCCAAAATTCCCAGGCAGAACCCATTAAAACCCTCATAGACTCCGGCGCTACCTCCAACTTCATATCCCCGAGCttagtagaaaaactcaaaatcccaaaaacccaactcaaaaatccacaagttgtgagaatgttagatggtacaatctcccagactggtcgcatatggcaccaggttcatctcacggttttggccaatggccacacccactccatcccatttcttgtttgccccattggcaacaccccggcaatcctaggcatgacttggttaacggcagaagctcctctcatcgattggcaacagggactagtcacattccctgaacagatTCAGATTGCctcagaggaggaagcagacccAACCCCTTTAGCGGATCTCCCCCCACAGTACCAcaagtttgctaaagtctttggtgaagaagagttcaaggtcctcccgccacatagggagtatgacatatCTATTGACCTTGTCTCGGACGCCAAACTATCTCCAGGACCAatatacggcatgactgacgcagaatccaaggcactaAAGCAACACATAGACgaagaattggcaacaggaaAGATCCGTCCTAGTACCTCTTCTGCCGGCgcccccgtcatgtttgtcaagaaggcagacggatctcTTAGATTG cgttcacactctgcacaaaaaccgctcataagtcctgtatcaggcacctacttcccccacgccgtcttaaacattccatccacacgctctggcgtcccccatCCATACTCCCGCCCCTCTAGCCGCTCTTCCCGTCGTTCCGTTCCAACCCAGTCCCAACTGCCCTCTCGCAGCGCATCTCCCACTTCGCGAGACTTGCCAgggatggaaccggagccgtccattgccgctctcctcaaggctgtcacagccctcacagccacagttgggtccctccaggaccaaatcagatcgcaaggccaacagctcactgagctcaaggccatatgcaaggaaaccgcggACCTCCTCggagacaaggaccaaggaggaaccacccaagcccaaacacagcctggcccattgactgggcctatcacccctccttCCCACACAGGAGGACAAACCAACACTCCAAGAACGGCTAGGCCTGGCCTCCGGGATCCTTTCCGACCCACCAGGGGTACGACTGGGTACGACTCCGAGGAAGAGCAACCAAGGAGGATTAAAGAAGAGCCTTGCGGAGCGCTTAGGGATCTGAGGACCCTTACCCCTTTCAGCTCGGGTTCGGACACCAAACGTCCAAAAATGGAACTACCAGACCCATTCAAAGGGGACATTCGAGGGCGGAAAGCTGTGCAATGGCTGGATCGCATGCTGTTATGGGGGGCCCTCCATAGGGATCAATTTGAAGAAGATGAGCAGCTGATCGtctggatcctctaccacatggaGGACAAAGCTGCCGATTGGGCCCTCCCTCTCATTGGGAACATCCTCAAGGGCGAAACCACAGCCCCCACCACTATCCCGGCTATgacagccaaattcaaggaagcttTTGCCGATCCTGACGCCAAGCGTGCCGccgccagaaaaattgcggTTCTCTCCCAATCAACAACCacctccgagtacgtcacggagttccgcaacctcatggcggaattagactggaacgaggaAGCCTACATTGCGCAGTTTACGCAAGggctccactggaaggtcaaggaactgttgTCTACCAAAGACAATATTCCAGACAAACTCGAAGCCATCTTTGCGGCTTCTATAAAAATTGATAACACTCGCCGCAAAAATGAAGAGAACCGCCCAAAGAAGGCACCCGCTAagtccccggtcaccgcgaccacttccacctctaccaccaccactagggtccgcctatccgaGGACCCAAACTATGTCACCCCGGAAGAGCAggatcgccgccgcgcgtctggactctgtgtcaagtgcggccaaaagggACACgggatcaaacaatgccccaatggctggaaggcaaccCCCAAGGAAACAGCCAAGGTGGCTCAGGACGAGTCGGAAAAAGAGTGA
- a CDS encoding Retrotransposable element Tf2 protein, with amino-acid sequence MILRDFPTEPIKTLVDSGATSNFISPSLVEKLKIPKTQLENPRVVRMLDGTISQTGRIWHQVQLAVSANGHPHTIPFLVCPIGNTLAILGMTWLTQESPLIDWSLGTVTFPDQVQIASEEEADPNTLADLPEQYHEFAKVFGKEEFKVLPPHREYDIAIDLIPDAKLTPGPIYGMTDAESKALKQHINEELATGKIRPSTSSAGAPVMFVKKADGSLRLVVDYRKLNDVTHKNVYPLPRQDDLMAKLRNAKLFTKLDLRWGYNNVRIKEGDEWKTAFRTKYGLFEYLVMPFGLTNAPAAFQHFMNDLFRDLIDVTVVIYLDNILIFSEKPEEHPDHVREVLSRLMENQLFCKLSKCYFHVTTVDYLGIVISPAGFSMDQKKIEAVTSWPTPKTVKQVQAFLGFVNYLRRFIPNFSSVARPLHNLTKKETPWSWGTSEEAAFQELKALVTKSPVLIHSNPELPYYLETNASGVAMGAILSQRGTDNRLHPIAYMSKSFSGAEANYDTHDKELLAIIKALEEWRIFLEATDKPVQVFTDHRNLEYWMQARTFNRRHARWRIFLSDFNFEIHYCPGKQSGKPDALSRRADYIDMAPEPEVMLPAEVFANTSEEELEIVTEVRAKLREDPSLEPIIQFLTEDADNAPPSIWKAYQDYDWEEDLLWYRGKVVVPDSEPLKERILKEYHDSPLAGHPGQQRTLELISRTYWWPGMKSSAKEWVKCCPTCQANRRAHAPVISLKPLEVPPFPFHTISYDFITGFPKSNGYNAILVVIDSFSKFGHFIPTTKKVTAKGLADLFITHVWKLHGLPVKTVSDRGTTFTGKFLRALYQRLRINPAFSSAYHPESDGQTERVNQFIEFYLRSYVAADHSDWAIWLPLAEYAYNNARHSATGKTPFELVYGQNPVMNPSNVQANVPEADLVADTLAREWKEAEAALRMSKEQMTRDKGTTPEYSIGEKVWLDGKNVELRTNSNKLDPKRLGPFEVVEKVSSHAYRLNLPETLKIHDVFYVGLLSKAYISPSQPFPERPPPETIEGEEEYEVEQIIDSKRQRGKWFYLIKWKGYGPEDNSWEPEELLEHSQEEIQRFNKLRLKKARDSAKSL; translated from the coding sequence ATGATACTACGTGATTTTCCGACGGAACCTATAAAAACCCTGGtggactcaggagccacttcCAATTTCATATCCCCCTCCttagtagaaaaactcaaaataccaaaaacccaactcgaaaatccacgagttgtgaggatgctagatggtacaatatcccagactggtcgcatatggcaccaggttcaactcgcggtctcggccaatggccatccacataccattcctttcctagtCTGCCCCATTGGAAATACCCTGGcaatacttggcatgacatggctaaCTCAGGAGTCGCCCCTTATAGACTGGTCCCTCGGCACTGTTACATTCCCAGACCAAGTACAGATAGcatcagaggaagaagcagaccccaACACCCTGGCAGACCTCCCAGAACAATACCACGAGTTTGCCAAAGTCTTCGgcaaggaagaattcaaggtcctccctccacatagggagtatgacattgCTATAGACCTTATCCCAGACGCCAAGCTAACCCCAGGTCCTATATACGGAATGACagatgcagaatccaaggcctTGAAACAGCACATCAATGAAGAACTGGCCACAGGCAAAATTCGTCCCAGTACTTcgtcagcaggcgccccggtaATGTTCgtcaaaaaggcagatggatcccTCAGACTGGTAGTCGACTATAGGAAACTAAATGACGTCACCCacaagaacgtttacccTCTACCCAGGCAAGATGATCTAATGGCGAAGCTCCGAAATGCTAAGCTTTTCACCAAATTGGATTTacgatggggttacaataacgtacgcatcaaggaaggtgacgaatggaagacggccttcagaaccaaatacggcctatttgaatatttagtaatgccttttggtctcACCAACGCTCCAGCCGCCTTTCagcattttatgaacgaCCTATTTAGGGATCTCATTGATGTAACCGTGgtcatctacttggacaacatcctgatcttTTCCGAGAAACCAGAGGAACACCCTgaccatgtcagggaagtatTGTCAAGACTCATGGAAAaccagctattctgtaaactGTCCAAATGCTACTTTCACGTCACCACAGTGGACTATTTGGGaattgtcatctcccccgcaggattctccatggatcaaaagaagattgaggccgtTACCTCCTGGCCTAcgcccaaaacagtcaagcaggtccaggctttCCTAGGTTTTGTCAACTATCTTAGACGctttatccccaacttcagctcaGTTGCACGCcctctccacaacctcaccaagaaggaaaccccttggtcatggggcacTTCTGAAGAAGCGGCGTTCCAGGAACTGAAAGCCTTGGTCACAAAATCCCCGGTCTTAATCCATTCCAATCCCGAGCTgccctactacctagaaaccAACGCATCAGGAGtcgccatgggagccattctAAGTCAAAGAGGTACCGATAACCGATTGCATcccattgcctatatgtccaagtcgttctcaggggcagaagcAAACTACGATACCCAcgacaaggagctcctggccatcatcaaggccctggaggaatggcgtatATTCTTAGAGGCTACGGACAAACCAGTCCAGGTATTCACAGATCACCGCAACCttgaatactggatgcaggcacggacctTCAATCGCAGACACGCGCGatggcgtatcttcctgagtgacttcaatttcgaaatccactattgcccaggaaagcagtcgggtaaaccagatgccttatCTAGACGAGCGGATTACATTGATATGGCCCCAGAACCGGAAGTCATGTTGCcagcagaggtctttgccaacacgtcagaagaagaacttgAAATAGTCACTGAAGTACGCGCCAAACTAAGGGAAGACCCCTCCCTTGAGCCGATCATACAGTTCttgacagaagatgcggacaatgcacctccgTCTATTTGGAAAGCCTATCAAgactatgactgggaggaagatctattatggtaccgcggaaaagtggttgtcccagactcggaACCTCTCAAGGAACGGATATTGAAGGAATACCATGACTCTCCGCTGGCAGGTCACCCAGGACAGCAGAGGACGCTTGAGCTTATCAGCAGAACGTATTGGTGGCCTGGAATGAAATCctcagccaaggaatgggtcaAATGTTGCCCAACCTGCCAAGCTAATCGCCGCGCGCACGCCCCGGTCATCTCCCTGAAGCCCCTGGAAGTTCCCCCATTTCCCTTCCATACAATATCCTACGACTTCATTACGGGGTTCCCCAAGTCCAATGGTTACAATGCAATCCTAGTGgtaattgactccttctctaAGTtcggccacttcatcccaaccacaaaaaaggtcacagccaagggaCTAGCGGACTTGTTCATCACCCACGTTTGGAAATTACATGGACTACCGGTCaaaacagtctcagaccgtggaacaacgttcacagggaaattcctaagggcactgtaccaacgcctcaGAATCAACCCGGCCTtttcctcagcctaccacccggagtcggacggacaaacggaaagagtgaaccagttcattgagttctatcTCAGATCCTACGTTGCAGCAGACCATTCAGATTGGGCTATCTGGCTACCGTTAGCGGaatatgcgtacaacaacgctaGACACTCGGCtactgggaaaacccccttCGAACTAGTCTATGGGCAAAATCCCGTCATGAATCCATCAAACGTCCAGGCAAAcgttccagaagcagaccttgtgGCAGACACCCTAGCACgtgaatggaaggaagccgaagcagctctcagaatgagcaaggaacaAATGACAAGGGATAAGGGAACAACTCCTGAATACTCAATCGGAGAAAAAGTCTggttagatggaaaaaacgtagaATTGAggacaaattccaacaaactggacccTAAGCGTTTAGGCCCCTTTGAGGTAGTGGAGAAAGTATCCAGccacgcgtaccgcctcaacCTGCCGGAAACCCTCAAAATCCACGACGTATTCTACGTGGGATTATTATCCAAGGCATAcatatccccaagtcaaccatttccagaaagaccccctcctgaaacaatagaaggggaagaggaatatgaggtggaacaaatcattgactccaaaagacaacgaggaaaatggttttacctaATCAAGTGGAAGGGGTATGgtccggaagacaattcctgggaaccggaagaactcctggaacacagccaagaggagatccaacgATTCAACAAGTTGCgtctgaaaaaggctcgtgactccgccaagagcctttaa